A segment of the Allosaccharopolyspora coralli genome:
TCCGCCGCGACTTGGTGTCAAAGCAGGCGCCGCACTCGCGACACCACACGGTGACCGCGTCCGGCGGGGCGTACAGATCCTCGTCGCACTGGTCACACGGACCCGCATACCGCCACGGTCGGGGGCGGTCGACCGCACGCCAGCCACGCGAGACCGCGTCGCAAACCTCGTCGTGCAGCTCGTCGGCCCGCGGATGTGTCCGCAACGCCGAAGCGTGGGTGGCCAAGTGACGAGCGGCGTCGGTGGCTGACGGCGATTCGCGTCCGCCCGGAACCTCACGACCACGCCGCAAGCACGTTCACCAGGTCGCCGTGAGCCTCGGCGGCGGCCCCGTTGAACGGCAACGCCGGATCGACCGCCGCACGTGGCGTACGCACCCGCTCACTCATCTGCGCCAGCTTCGCCGTCGCCGTCTCCAACTCGACAACTTGGTCGACAAGCGCTGTGCGAGACGCACTCTCTTCGTTTTGCCTGGTGGCGCCCCCGGCAGGGTTCGAACCTGCGACCTAGAGATTAGAGCGCGCGGCTTGTCGTTGTTTGACGCTGACGGACCGTTATGTGCCGTGACCAGGAAGGATTGGTCGATCCGAGCGTCCATTGTGCTCGGACGTTTGACAACATTCGACGTCCAAAGATGGGGGTAAAGTGGGGGCGCGAGCCGTCTCGCAGCGGAGGGGTTTGCCTCCATCCCGTCGACCTGGCGTAGCCCGATCACGTCGTGGGGAGGGTGCAACCTGTGAGCTTGACCGTAGCCGATGGTGCCCGGTTTGCGCCCTCCCCACGACGTGATAGCCCTCGGGGAGGTCGTCGGGATGGAGGCTTCCCCGGAACCACCCACCTGACCGCATCGTCCGCGCGGTCGCCGCCATCCTGTTGGCCTGCCCGTCCGGCGAGGACATTTCTTTGCGGTGATCTGGCTCGTCGGGTGCGCGTGTGAAGCGATGGTTACTCATCTAGCGGCCCCTGCGTGGTTCCCGGCCGCCTGCTTTCCGCTCGTGGCCGCGCGCGGGTCGCCGGGACCGGCGCTTGCGCCGCACGCCCGGCGTGCCCGCTTGCGCGGCCACACGAAACAGCAGGCAGGCGGCCCCGCAGGGGCCGCCCTTGATGAAGTAAGGAAACTCTGAACACACGCACTCTGCTGCGGTCTGCTGCGGTGTCGTGATTCGCTGGATGAGTCCCACGCGGTGTTCATGAGTGCCACGCGGTGTTCAGTTGATGGCTGACACTGCCGACAGGCGGTGGTGACTGTGTGTTCCGGCGCCGTCTGGGAATCAGATCCCGTCTTCGGCTCCACCCGTGTCTCACGGGGGATCCCCTGTCGTACACACGGCCTCAGTACCTTGCGGCTCGCCGTAGCAACCGGAGAACCGGGCCCAGTGGCGCCGATCAACCTCACCTGGTGCAGTGGGCGCCGCAAACTTGGCAGATCAATCGTTCGATCACGCCCGCGGCGAACTCGTGGGGGCTGTCTTCGGTCAGTGCGTAGTGGCCACAGACCTGACAGGCCAGCTCGGAGGGGGTCTCAAGGGCGGGTCCGTCGCGGGGACCGAAAATCGGCGAAGCCATCTCCATCACTCCCGACATGTGGCCGAAGCGCGTGTGTCGGCAGCTGGAGGCTTAACTGCCCGTATCGGTCAACGAACACCCCGGCGGGGAGTGTTCCCGCTGGCGGCGGGGTTGGTGAACGAGGTCACCGGGCCGCCCAGGCTAGGGGGCGTGGGGACGGTGGTCGCCGTCGGGGTTGTCGTGCTCGTCGATCATCCACTGGGCGACCTGGGACAGTTTGATGTTGGCGTGCTGTGAGGCTGCGACGAGCAGATTGAACGCCTGCTGGGCAGTGATGTTGTCGCGTGCCATGAGCAGACCCTTGGCTTGGCCGATCGCATCGCGGGTGTCCAGCGCCTCGGACAGCTGGCGGGAATGGCGGGCACCGGCCAGTGCGATGGCCGCGTGGGTCGCGAACACTTCCCCGACCAACTGAGCCTCGTCGCCGAACCGCACCCCGGTGTTGCCGTACAGGTTCAGCGCCCCAAGATTGTCGTCTTGTACGTAGAGCTGAAACGAGATGAGGCTGCCCGCCCCGAGCTCGGTGGCGCGGGCGGCAAAGGACGGCCAGCGGGGCTCGGTGGCGAGGTCGTTGACGATCACCGTGTGCTGCTGCCAGATCGCATCCAGGCACGGGCCTTCACCGAGTTGTTCCTGGGCCTGGTCGCACTGGGCCACTAACGGGTCGGTGGGTACTCGTGCGGTGACATGGCGACCCTGCACCTGGCTGATCCCGCCGTAGCCCACGCCGGGCACCGTGGCCACTGCGGCCTGCACGATCCCGCCCAGCGTGTCGTTCTCGTCGGGCTCGGCCTCCAGCTGCCTGGCCACCGTGCTCAATGTGCGGGCCAACTCATGGCGCCTGCCGCCACCGCTTGCCGCCATCGGCCTCATCCCTTATGGGTTAGCTGAGCTGACGCACGGTCATGCCGGCACGTGTGGTGAACCGGCACAACCTTGACTGTCCAACGCCCGGGCGTCTCACCAGCCCATTCACAGTATTCGGCCCGCGCCTCACCCAGGCAAGGCGTCCCAGCTCGCAATGTGACACCCATGGCGCGGCAGCCTGGCCGCTCGAATGCGGGTGCACGAGTCGCCGCGTTGGTCCGCACTCGTGTGCACGGCAAACGCGGGTTAGTCCGTGTCCGCTCAATGGGGCCGCCCATGTGGTGTCGCGACCTGGTCATGGAGGCCGGGGGCTAGCGCCGAAACCGTTCCCGCTGTTCCTCGAGTGCGTGCCGATACCTCGCTTACCAGTCGAAACGATGCTCAGCGCCAGCTCGTGTACCGCTACTACTCAGACCTCCGCCCGGCCAGGCCTACTACTTCTTGGACTTGGAAGTCCGGCGCAGTCGTGTGTTGACGAACTCTCCCATTCCCCAACGGCCGAGCTCGCGGCCGAAGCCGGACCGCTTCACACCACCGAAGGGCAGGCCGGGAAGCGTGGTGCCGTGCTCGTTGATGTAGGCCATTCCTACCTCGAGCTGGTCGGCGATCTCCTGGGCGCGATCGATGTCGCTGCCCCACACCGAGCCGCTGAGTCCGAAGCCCACGTCGTTGGCCAACGTGACGGCCTCGTCGGCCGAATCGACGCCGTAGATCACGGCCACGGGTCCGAAGATCTCCTCGGAGTAGGCGTCCATGTCCTTGGTGACACCGGTCAGCACGGCCGGACGCATGAAGGCACCTTCTCCTTCGACCGCGTCGCCCCCGGCGTGCAGGGTGGCGCCCTGCTGGATGGCGCGTTCGACTTGTTCGACCACGGTGTCCCGCGCGCCGATGGACGACAGTGGGCCGACCTGCGTGCTCGGGTCCGTGGGATCCCCCACCCGGGCCGACTCGAAGGCCTGGGTGACGGTCGCGACGAAGTCGTCGAGCTTGTCGTTCGGCACGATCATTCGTTTCGGAGAGTTACAGGCCTGGCCGGTGTTGGACAGGCGTGCCCGTGCGGCGATCGTTGCGGTCTGCTCGATGTCGCCGTCATCGAGCACGATGAGGGGATCGGAGCCGCCCAGCTCCAGGACGGCCTTCTTCAGATGCCTGCCTGCGGTTTCGGCCACCGATGCACCTGCGCGTTCACTGCCGGTCAGTGAGATGCCGCGTACACGCGGGTCGGCGATCATGTCGGCGATCTGATCGTTGCTCGCGAACACGTTGGTGTAGGCACCCTCCGGCACCCCGGCAGTGTGCACGATCTCGGCCATGACTTCCGACGACGCCGCACAAATGTGTGCGTGCTTGAGGATGATGGTGTTGCCCACCATCAGGTTGGGGGCGACGAATCGGGCCACCTGGTAGTAGGGGTAGTTCCACGGCATCACTCCGACCAGCGGGCCGATGGGCGCGGTCTGGACCAGCGACTCCTCGGATCCCTGCGGATCGAGTACCTCTCGTTCCAGCAGGTCCGGCCCATGCTCGCCATACCAACGGTAGATCGCGCCAGCCAGCTGGACTTCGCCCACCGCCTCCTTCATCGGCTTGCCCATCTCGGTCGAGATCAGCTTGGCCAGCTCCTCCTGGCGAGCATCATAGGCATCAGCAATCCGAATCAGGAGCTGCGCACGCACGCTCACCGGTGTCGCGCGCCACTCGGCGAAGGCAGCGTCCGACCGGCTCAGGACCCTGCTGACACCCCCATCGTCCAGCTCGGTGAACTCCTGCTCGATCTTACCGGTGGCCGGGTTCAGCGTCACGTACGAAGACAAACCGTGTTCCTTTCCAGCGTCTGCAAACAGGTGCTGAGCGGCAGGGCTCCGAGCACACGTGCCGCGGTGTTGCCCCGTGCCGCCGCGTCTCCTGAATTACCCTCACCGCATGATCAGGAAACATCAATCCGGCTGAGGTGTGCCCTAGGAGGGAACCCCCACCCGACACCAAGGCACCCTGTGGGCGTGGACTCACGAGCGTGACCAGCTATGTCTCATTTACCCCGTCCGATCCGCGGGGCGTAGCCAGCCTGGAACAGCTCGGCACAGTGCGTCGCCACCGCGAGATCGTGACTGCCGAGCCCCACGATCACGTCGCACGGGCGAACCTCGTGGTGCATGTCGTGGAACTCCCACAACGTCTCGACATCGGCACGAAAGGCCGTCGGAATCATCGTCTGCGAGGTGGTCAACGTGGCCTCCGTGATCGTCGGGATCACTCGCTCTTCGGTCCATCGTTTCAGGATCGCCGGGCGACTGCGATCGCCTTGTCGTCGTGTTGTTTGGAGCGCGGGAGGTGATGTCCGTGGGGGTCGTGGTTGGCTTCCCAGCTCCGGCAATAGTCGAGGAGCGCTTCGAGTTCACGCGGGCCATGACGGGCGATGCGTGGCCAGTCGTTGAGGTTGAGGTACTCGATGGTGTTGAAGGCGCCATCAGTGGCCAGTACCGACCATGGGGTTGTGTCGATGGGATGACTGATCGTGAGCGCGTGGTTTGCTGCCTCGGGGTCGGCTTCGGCGATCCAGTAGCCACCGGCGCGGTTCCGCCACTGTGCCTGCTGATCTTGTAGCTCGTGCAGAAGTCGACGGTGGTGTTGGTCGTAACCCGTTCCTGATGCGAGGCGCTGACGGTACTGCTGGCGCTGCGGCAGTTCGAGGGCGTCGATCCGATGATCGGCCAACTGGCCGTGCGGGAAGACGATCGGCGAGTCCCCCAGCACAAGACCATCTACGTGGTCGGTGCAGACACGGACCATCGCGACTGTGCTTGACGGCGAATCGCCTCGACGCAAGTTGAGATCACAGGCGGTCTGCGCGATGGCTTCGCCGAGTGCCGTGCGCAGGTCCGTGTCGGGTGTGTTCGTCAACTGAGCAGCAAGATGTCGGCCCAGTTGGTCGGCGTAGGTCGACGCGCTGACTGGGGCCGGCCGAAACGCCGATGCCCCGTCGAGGACGAGCACCGCACTTGGTGTCGTGAATACCTTGTCGTCACTTGCAGCTTTGGCCGGGAGCTGGGCGCTAGCGCAACATACTTGTTCACCAGACATAGGGTCCTGCTGCAAGCTCGCTATGCGTGATCGTGAGTCCGTCGTAGCTGGCACGTACGGCGAGGCTGAACGACGCTTCACCCACCTTGTCGTACAGTTCGCCGAGGTTCGTTGTGAGGTAGTGGGCCGCTCCGAGCGACCCGATCGCATGGATGCCAGCGATGTGCACGAGTACCCGGCCATCGAAGTTGTGTCGAGCGACGTAGGCGAGATCCGCGTCGGCAGGGGCGCCTTCGTCGTCGGATGGGGAGCCGGTGCGTTCGCCGGTCTCCTGGTGCTCGAACCACCACCGTCCGCCGTCCTTGATTAGTCTGGACTTCGGATCTTCGTCCATGAGGGAACCGGCGACCGGGGCGGACTTCGGACCGCAGACGATTACACCATCGCCTTCGGGAAGGTCCGCGGTCTCGGGGCCAACGTGGTAGCGGTCGACGGCGAAACGCATGGCTGTCAGCAGCTTCTCGAGCTCCTGCCCCGTTGTGGAATCTTCGGCTGCGATCAGCGGCCGCTCTCGGTCCGTCGTTTGGTAGCGGTACGGGATCCCCACACTGACCGGCCCAACCCCGAAAAGCACCCGTTCGGGGCCCGCCGCGTCCTTCCTGACCTGGCTGATGCGCCCCTTGGTGATACCGAGGGCCGTTGCGATCTCGGTATAGCTCATGTCGCGCTCGCGATGAGCTTCCTCGATCGCGGCCTTTCGCAACCGTGCGAGCTCGGCCGACCGGTGCTGATACGTGGTGATCAGGTCAGTCGCCCTCTGCCCACGCCGGATGGGGTCGGCCTCACGCCGCACCGCCTCGAACTCGTCCCTCGATGTCACCGGCTCAGTTTAGGCCCCTTGACAACCAAATGCGACGCCCGTAGCTTGTGTTTAGACCCCTTAACATACGGAGCGTGATAACGAGCCGGTCGTTTAGGGGGATAAACCATAGAGTCACGCACCCATGGAGGCGAAGAACGATGGCTGAGACGTTGCGGAACATCCCGGTGGAGTTGAGTGGGCACAAGTTGCTGGTGTCGGAGGCTCCGGTGGCGAAGACGCGGGAGACGGAGAGCGGGGCGTCGGAGGTGGTGACGAACCCGGTGGATGGGTCCACGTTGTTCGTGGTGTTGCTGTTCGCGAAGCCGCGTCCTCGGGATGGCCGGTCGGCGGGTAAGGGTGCCGAGATCAAGGTGACGTTGGAGACCGACCCGGGTGATGAGGTCGAGGACGGGATGCTGGTCGAGCTGATCAATCCTCGTGTCTCGCACTGGGAGAACGAGCTGGGCGGCCGGACGATGTCGGGCCTGTCGTGGCGCGCGACCGGCGTCAAGCTCGCGGGCTGACCTGAGCCCACCCGACGGCAATTACTGATCGCCGATGTGACTTACTAAGCCCTTTTTTGGGGCTGCCTGTTCTTTGATGAATTCC
Coding sequences within it:
- a CDS encoding protein phosphatase 2C domain-containing protein, coding for MLVLDGASAFRPAPVSASTYADQLGRHLAAQLTNTPDTDLRTALGEAIAQTACDLNLRRGDSPSSTVAMVRVCTDHVDGLVLGDSPIVFPHGQLADHRIDALELPQRQQYRQRLASGTGYDQHHRRLLHELQDQQAQWRNRAGGYWIAEADPEAANHALTISHPIDTTPWSVLATDGAFNTIEYLNLNDWPRIARHGPRELEALLDYCRSWEANHDPHGHHLPRSKQHDDKAIAVARRS
- a CDS encoding GAF and ANTAR domain-containing protein — its product is MAASGGGRRHELARTLSTVARQLEAEPDENDTLGGIVQAAVATVPGVGYGGISQVQGRHVTARVPTDPLVAQCDQAQEQLGEGPCLDAIWQQHTVIVNDLATEPRWPSFAARATELGAGSLISFQLYVQDDNLGALNLYGNTGVRFGDEAQLVGEVFATHAAIALAGARHSRQLSEALDTRDAIGQAKGLLMARDNITAQQAFNLLVAASQHANIKLSQVAQWMIDEHDNPDGDHRPHAP
- a CDS encoding NAD-dependent succinate-semialdehyde dehydrogenase — its product is MSSYVTLNPATGKIEQEFTELDDGGVSRVLSRSDAAFAEWRATPVSVRAQLLIRIADAYDARQEELAKLISTEMGKPMKEAVGEVQLAGAIYRWYGEHGPDLLEREVLDPQGSEESLVQTAPIGPLVGVMPWNYPYYQVARFVAPNLMVGNTIILKHAHICAASSEVMAEIVHTAGVPEGAYTNVFASNDQIADMIADPRVRGISLTGSERAGASVAETAGRHLKKAVLELGGSDPLIVLDDGDIEQTATIAARARLSNTGQACNSPKRMIVPNDKLDDFVATVTQAFESARVGDPTDPSTQVGPLSSIGARDTVVEQVERAIQQGATLHAGGDAVEGEGAFMRPAVLTGVTKDMDAYSEEIFGPVAVIYGVDSADEAVTLANDVGFGLSGSVWGSDIDRAQEIADQLEVGMAYINEHGTTLPGLPFGGVKRSGFGRELGRWGMGEFVNTRLRRTSKSKK